The Aquidulcibacter paucihalophilus genome has a window encoding:
- a CDS encoding DUF6468 domain-containing protein translates to MTGMILDGVLMLLLVAALGYGVRLEKKLSALRAGQQAFATAVTELNAAAGRAEAALASLRASGQETDLLHDRIVKAREVKAQLEALIARAPDTTRTPPQEAPKPVLVAARPPVAVAADDERALRMAALAERIQGMTPAARAPAPVAAILGALTAGRAANQAAKQSLNQSRRNLDEDLFAA, encoded by the coding sequence ATGACCGGAATGATTCTCGACGGCGTGCTGATGCTGCTGTTGGTGGCCGCGCTCGGCTACGGCGTGCGACTCGAGAAAAAGCTGTCAGCCCTTCGTGCCGGCCAGCAGGCCTTCGCCACCGCCGTGACGGAGCTCAATGCCGCCGCCGGCAGGGCCGAGGCGGCGCTTGCCAGCCTGCGGGCCTCGGGCCAGGAAACCGATCTGCTGCACGACCGCATCGTCAAGGCCCGTGAGGTCAAGGCCCAGCTGGAAGCCCTGATCGCCCGTGCGCCGGACACCACACGCACGCCGCCCCAGGAAGCGCCGAAGCCCGTGCTGGTCGCCGCCCGGCCCCCCGTGGCCGTCGCGGCGGACGATGAGCGGGCCCTGCGCATGGCCGCCCTGGCGGAACGCATCCAGGGCATGACCCCGGCGGCACGCGCCCCGGCACCGGTCGCCGCCATCCTCGGTGCCCTGACAGCCGGCCGCGCCGCTAACCAGGCTGCGAAGCAAAGCCTCAACCAGTCCCGACGCAATCTCGACGAAGACCTCTTCGCCGCCTGA
- the fliM gene encoding flagellar motor switch protein FliM, with the protein MTDAAFAESADPFGEEAGAEEARPSSLSERVLNQDEIDSLLGFDLGDGEDGERTGIRAIINSALVSYERLPMLEIVFDRLVRLMTTSLRNFTSDNVEVSLDTISSIRFGDYLNSIPLPAILAVFRAEELDNYGLLTVDSNLIYSIVDVLLGGRRGTAALRIEGRPYTTIERVLVQRMVEVVLADARAAFEPLTPVHFSLDRLETNPRFAAIARPANAAILVKLRIDMEDRGGRIELLLPYATLEPIRKMLLQQFMGEKFGRDNIWEGHLATELWTTETEVRAVLDEQQVPLSKVLDLKVGDTLMLNATPDSDISVRCGSIPVTTGKMGRKGQYIAVRVESPISIETATSLTKGRR; encoded by the coding sequence ATGACCGACGCGGCCTTCGCCGAAAGCGCCGACCCGTTCGGGGAAGAAGCCGGAGCGGAGGAGGCGCGTCCGTCGTCCCTGTCCGAACGCGTCCTCAACCAGGATGAGATCGACAGCCTCCTCGGGTTCGATCTGGGCGATGGCGAAGACGGCGAGCGGACCGGTATTCGGGCCATCATCAACTCGGCGCTGGTCAGCTATGAGCGGCTGCCGATGCTCGAGATCGTCTTTGACCGCCTGGTGCGGTTGATGACGACCTCGCTGCGGAATTTCACCTCCGACAACGTCGAGGTCAGCCTCGATACCATCTCGTCGATCCGGTTCGGCGACTATCTGAACTCCATCCCGCTGCCGGCCATTCTCGCTGTTTTCCGGGCCGAGGAGCTGGACAACTACGGCCTGCTGACGGTCGATTCCAACCTGATCTATTCGATCGTGGATGTGCTGCTGGGCGGCCGTCGCGGCACCGCGGCCCTGCGTATCGAGGGCCGGCCCTATACGACGATCGAACGCGTTCTGGTCCAGCGAATGGTCGAGGTCGTCCTCGCCGACGCCCGGGCCGCGTTCGAGCCGCTGACGCCGGTGCATTTCAGCCTCGACCGGCTGGAGACCAATCCGCGCTTCGCGGCCATCGCCCGCCCCGCCAATGCCGCGATCCTGGTCAAGCTGCGCATCGACATGGAAGACCGCGGCGGCCGCATTGAGCTGCTGCTGCCCTACGCCACGCTCGAGCCCATCCGGAAGATGCTGCTGCAGCAGTTCATGGGTGAGAAATTCGGCCGCGACAACATCTGGGAAGGCCACCTGGCCACCGAGCTCTGGACCACGGAAACCGAGGTCCGCGCGGTTCTGGATGAGCAGCAGGTGCCGCTTTCGAAGGTGCTGGACCTGAAGGTCGGCGACACCCTGATGCTGAACGCAACGCCGGACTCCGACATTTCGGTTCGCTGCGGCTCCATTCCGGTCACGACCGGCAAGATGGGCCGCAAGGGCCAGTATATCGCTGTGCGCGTTGAATCGCCGATCAGCATCGAAACCGCGACCAGTCTCACCAAGGGAAGACGCTGA